The window tgctgtttttcttttgctGTTGTGTTTGCAGTGTGATATAAGCAATGCTATATAAGCTGTGCTTTATGACATCTATATAAAATCTAGGCTTTGGCTGTGAAATGCTACACATATTTTAATCAGTACATAATTTTATGACTGCATGTTTGCTTCTGGGAAAACCAGACACACTGACAATGACAGTGGTGCTGAGATTGAACCACACTCAGAACACTTTACAGAGGGGCTTCAGCTCAGCCAGCACGCACATGTGGGAGTCCCCTGTGTGTAACATGGGCTAGGTAAATGTTTTGTTACTgagacccagttgggctttccaaatTACACCCCATCCAGACCCCATgggcagtgtacaacccagatggggcccatgtttaacccctcatgGTTCCATTACTGGTGgatcctggtgggcatccatatgtggggccaacatggaacccactGACAAAACTTTCTGGCTTCTGGCTGGGCTACCCATTCAGACACCATATGGGCACTTTATATGGAGAGTGGAGTTCTGGAAAGACTCAGCGGCCCTGTCCCAATTCACCCTAAGCTCGAAGACTTTCCTGAAAGTATGGTGGGTGAAAGGGGTGTGTTCAAGGTGTTGGAGAGTTGGGTTGGGTTTCATGGTTGCTGCTGTTTTTGCTGTGCTTCTGCTAATAAttacagtggaacatgggtGTCACGCCTTCCCGGAGTAATTTACAGCTTCTGGACTCTATCTCCTAGAATCCTTGGGAAGGTCATATGACTCCACACTTCTATCTTCTATCTGTGTTTTTGCGGTTTGCTTTAATCTTCACTTTGGAATTGACCTTGGACTGTGTTTTGACTACAAACTTGGATTACGTCTCTATTAGTAAAGTCTCTTTCCTATTTCAGCATTTGTGAGCGTCTGATTCTCTTTGGAACATTACAATGGGTAATGGGTAACTTAACACTTACACCTTGGGATACAGGTTGCAAgtgtaagtatttggacagggcCAGTATGTACCAGTGTTACCTCAGGCATTTATTAAAGACCAGGTGGAAAAGCTTTACAGTTTGTAGAAATGgatgtgaaaaataaaatgtgCTTCCAGAGAGAACAATAAGAGgcagtgttttcttttatttaatggtttatttaatgataaaatgtggtaaaataataaagttaGTTTTCTAACCTTTATAAGTAAGAGTAAATGATCTTGATTGATACCGTCTGGAACAGTTCTTCAGTCTAGATGAAACGGCACTATAGGTAATCTAGAGGTACTACAAAATGAAATTGCAGGAAAGGGAAGAAATCTGTAAATAAACCAACAATATATACacagtgcaactgtgtaaaagtttTAGGCCCCTAATCCCATTCCTCTAAATCCTGTCTCTCAGCAGAGCTTTTACTATAGAAGGTCTGAGAGATTTGgatcccatcagaacagataaagcaggtgaagataaatccagtaaaaatgagaaacaagagcttctcgttctgaagaaagaaagtagtgagatcttgtcggtgagctagtctgaagaacagagctcggttcctccagggttctcctggacgccccccagtccagcctgcacagcgtggaggacgtgttcaactccagcagcagcagcagcagctcacctgatttaccatcattaggccctgatttaccaccaaaccatgtgttgatctgaggagaactctaaataatactagactccatgagagaggagaactttggagatgttttaatgatgaacacagtgatggagaaccaccaccactttctgtagaaatattagtatttattctaatatcagtgatttactgagcaaataaacacttactgaccaGATGAGCAGCTCTTCATTTTCATTTAGGGGGGCTAacacttttgcacagtgctgtgtaTATATTGTTCTGTGtattaaattaagtaaaaaggGCATTTGTTTAAACCTTTAAGCAAAAGTAATTATTCATATGCTGAGTAATGATAAAAGGGCAGTTTTCGTATTCTCCAGTGCAGTCACATACTGTAGCTTGGATGACATTGTCCTGGAAGAGTTTGCTGGCATCATACACCCTCAGAATAATGTTGTACTCTCCCGGTTTCAGTGCTGTTTTGAGTGTGAGGATTATTCCAGTTTCTGCAGAAAGGAGAAAAGTTTACAGAAGTTCACAAACACTAAAGGCCAATCAGAGAAAACAGTATTCcctaaaaacagtaaaaacctACTGGTTTCGTCCATCCTGGCTGTCCAGTCTCTCCTGCTGTCTCCCTGGAGTTCCACAGTGTACGGATCAGCAAATCCAGGTCCATCCTTATCCGTCACAGACAGCAGGACTGGAGTAGACTCCTTATTGCACACTCTGATCGATCTCTCTTCAATAACAGGAGCGTTATCGTTTACATCTTCCAGCACGATCACAAGGGTTCCTGTACCGGTAGCTGGAACTGGATCTGGATCAGAGATTTTGAAGGCCTttaggaggacgatgcaccatTAAAACACTTCCTTCAGACAGAGAACCAGGAAACAGACCTACCATCATCCACAGCTAAGATCAGAGCTTTGTATTTGCCATCTTTCATGAAAGGAGACTCTCTGTCCATGGGGCTCCTCACTCTGATCAGTCCAGTCTCTCGGTCAACactcagccagccagcaggATCAGCGCCTACACGATATCTGCAACCCAGCATCATACAGTACTATCAGCGTTCCCATGAAGGTAAAGTATGGACGGCAATGAGGAAATCTTGACGCGTAAATTCTTACGTCACTGTCTGAgtcttctctgtgtctggatcaGTGGCGGTGTAAACGATTAGCTCAGTTTCAACCGCGAGATCTTCAGGTTTAGAAATGATCTTCTCCACTGGGTCAAACACTGGAGCCTCGTTCACATCCTGAACATTCACAATGACCGTGGCAGTGGACGTAAGTACCTAAGTAACTGTTCAATGAAGCCCTGCTGACAATTAACGTATCTGTAAGCAGGAGATCTTACCGAGGTCTTTTCAAACTGGGGTGCATTGTCGTTGCTGTCCGTTACAGTAATCACAGCTGTTCCAGTGGTTACGAGGCCGTTTCCCTCCAAATCTGCAGCTTGAATCAGCAAGGTGTACTCAGGATAATTCTGAAAGAGATGATGTTCATGACTGAAACTGCTTCATTACCTCATTCCAGCCCAACCCAACACTCAGAACCCTGATTTCTGCCCTCACCTCTCTGTCCAGACCTCCAGACTTCACTCGAATCCCTCCAGTGACCGGGTTAATGTCAAACAGGCTTGGATTTGGCTGTTGTGGACTCTGACTGATGATGGAGTATCTGATATCAGCATTAGCAGTGTTAGGATCATCTGCATCAGTGGCTGTGACCGTCATGAACTCAAAATCTTCAGGAAGAGAGATGTGATGAAGACCATCATTAAAACCATCATGATATAAACAGCAGATATTTGTCTAAATGAATAAAGCTACCTTTAGCTGAAGCTTCTGGAACACTGCCAAGGAAAGGGTTTTGGGTGAAGATGGGCTTATTATCATTCTGGTCAATCACGTTGACGATAATCTCCATAGGAGCTTCTTTAACACCATAATCATCAGGTGAAACAGCATGAACTTGAAGCTGGAAGCAGCAGAAGAATACAGAGCTGTTAAATGAAGGTTTGGGGGGATTTCTAGTGTAGAGCTTCAGCGAGGAGAACCTGAGTCTCTTACCACATAATTATCTTTGGCCTCTCTGTCTAGAGGCTTTGTTACATAGAGTGAaccattgtttctgtttacggTAAAAAGTCCCACTGGAGGCTGGTCTGCTCCTTCACCAGTGATGCTGTACACCATCCTAATTTCCTTAGAAAGACTGGACTTGATCTGAACACAGAGGAGAGAATTCAGTACAAAATAGAACACAGAGAAGATCTTCAGTTTAATTAGGAATCATCTCTACATACCTTTGATATCTCCTTGGGGAAAACGCCTCTAAGATTCTCTGATAAAGAGATTGGTGGAATCAcccagtctctctttctccttctcagTCCTGCTGATGAATCTGGAACCTCAAGAATCGGACCAGCTGGGTTGCAGGTTGGACAAGCTTGATTGCATTTTTatccaacacaacacacaacaaagaTAAACACATACAGATGTTGACAGTTGTTGCTTccaacataaatataatatatcttttttatcatttttgcaATTTTATGATTTAGGGAAATGATctctaaataaacaaacatactAAATATAGACATCCACTGTTAAAATAATTAGATCCAtgaggaacgtttggaggttcttcattttgaaactgtggaggaacctcataaggtgctttgaggaacccttTTCTGCTAATAACTTTttattgaaggttcctcaaagcaccttgagAGGTTCCACCACATctttaaactgaagaactttGAAATGTTCCTCATGAATGTAtacttttcacagtgtcaggaGGTATAAGAATAAACATACTACAATAAAAACTGCATATGAGCAAGTGGCTGTGTCGAATCTTTAGCGCTGGGACCCTTGTGGTCCTGGAATGGTGACAGATCAGCAACAATGATCCAGATCTGAaaagatatataaaaaaagatctgtaaaataaatatctCTATAAACATTAGCATGAAATTCTAGTTGAGACGTTTCCTCACCTGGAGAAAAGCTAGTAGGAGAGGAAGAATCATCTTGCTGTGAGACGGTGAAAAGTCTGACGTGAAAAGGAACTGCTTAATGCTTTAAACTCAGTCGAGCTGTATGGTCTGGCCTGCTATTTCCTCTCCGCAACCACAAAGTGCTGTTCTCACACACCAGCATAGTCTCTCATATTTCTCACAGTCTTTTTACAGTTCATCTTTACAGTGCACTTACATGTGATT of the Salminus brasiliensis chromosome 25, fSalBra1.hap2, whole genome shotgun sequence genome contains:
- the LOC140548037 gene encoding B-cadherin-like is translated as MQLVLHEWLGGLVVGLVGGSWSDAACPTCNPAGPILEVPDSSAGLRRRKRDWVIPPISLSENLRGVFPKEISKIKSSLSKEIRMVYSITGEGADQPPVGLFTVNRNNGSLYVTKPLDREAKDNYVLQVHAVSPDDYGVKEAPMEIIVNVIDQNDNKPIFTQNPFLGSVPEASAKDFEFMTVTATDADDPNTANADIRYSIISQSPQQPNPSLFDINPVTGGIRVKSGGLDRENYPEYTLLIQAADLEGNGLVTTGTAVITVTDSNDNAPQFEKTSVLTSTATVIVNVQDVNEAPVFDPVEKIISKPEDLAVETELIVYTATDPDTEKTQTVTYRVGADPAGWLSVDRETGLIRVRSPMDRESPFMKDGKYKALILAVDDDPVPATGTGTLVIVLEDVNDNAPVIEERSIRVCNKESTPVLLSVTDKDGPGFADPYTVELQGDSRRDWTARMDETKTGIILTLKTALKPGEYNIILRVYDASKLFQDNVIQATVCDCTGEYENCPFIITQHMNNYFCLKV